The following proteins come from a genomic window of Gimesia chilikensis:
- a CDS encoding PSD1 and planctomycete cytochrome C domain-containing protein — protein sequence MYIRAIAFLLTAVSACLLGSGSSSAADSRVTFEKDIRPIFKAYCFHCHGEEKELSGALDVRLRRLIMKGGDSGEAVVPGKHAESLLFQYVESGDMPPDEKLRLKPEEVALIAKWIDQGAKTEGSEPEGDIKPGDFLITSDERSHWAFRPIQKVALPELPQLQKENGKQPVNPVDAFIGRKLKANGLWFSEEADRLTLIRRAAFDLTGLPPAPEDVDTYLADKSPDAYEKMIDRLLESPHYGERWARHWLDVAGYADSEGYNDKDIIRPDAWHYRDYVIRSLNADKPWDQFITEQLAGDEMVKATHATAQKLVDQDPAVCEKLTATGYLRLAPDGTGSSPMDPAIARNQVITETVKIMSSSLLGMTVGCAECHHHRFDPIPQEDFYRLRAVIAPVYDDQKWRMPASRRAALMSAEDKAKAAKMSAQVKELDAEHNKVKAEVTQLIAERVLKEVPKADREQARTAYETAVKERSKEQADFLKQKYPMLDLLVPGRLHLFLARFKDGNDLKKRYEDIKAEADKLRAQIPKPEYIRVATEDTQHLPQTFVFYRGDISSPEKDLIAPGGLTVISSKADNTFELNDPQLPTTGRRLAYARYLTNGKHPLVARVLMNRFWMHHFGQAIVDSTGDFGSRSSVPTHPELLDWLAADFMEQGWQLKRIHRLIMTSRTYKQTSATHSEQAAAIDSDNRLYWRMTMQRLEAESIRDAILAVSGELNREQFGEPVPVALADSGIITVGAGKVSKDRRELKRSIYVQVRRTQPVTMLNAFDAPSMEPNCERRVFSTVATQSLALLNSEFMRNQSEAFAKRVLTTAGKDADDTKLIKTAWKLALSSEPSPAELQALEKNFALQLKEYQTKKAKQPREEALAAVCHVLFGTNQFLYVE from the coding sequence TTGTATATCCGCGCCATCGCTTTCCTGCTGACGGCTGTTTCTGCCTGTCTCCTCGGGAGTGGATCGAGCTCCGCCGCTGATTCGCGAGTGACTTTTGAAAAAGACATTCGGCCCATTTTTAAGGCGTACTGCTTTCACTGTCATGGCGAGGAGAAAGAACTTTCCGGTGCACTGGATGTGCGGTTACGTCGCCTGATTATGAAGGGCGGCGATTCCGGAGAGGCTGTCGTTCCCGGTAAACATGCAGAGAGCCTGCTGTTTCAGTACGTTGAATCGGGAGACATGCCCCCCGATGAGAAACTGCGACTCAAACCAGAAGAAGTCGCTCTGATTGCGAAATGGATCGATCAGGGGGCAAAGACAGAGGGGTCGGAACCCGAAGGGGACATCAAGCCGGGCGACTTCCTGATCACCAGCGACGAACGCTCCCACTGGGCGTTTCGTCCCATTCAGAAAGTTGCTCTGCCCGAACTGCCCCAGTTACAAAAAGAAAATGGAAAGCAGCCAGTCAATCCGGTCGATGCTTTTATCGGACGAAAGCTGAAAGCGAACGGCCTCTGGTTTTCTGAAGAAGCAGATCGACTGACGTTGATCAGACGGGCCGCCTTTGACCTGACCGGACTCCCCCCTGCTCCGGAAGACGTCGATACTTACTTGGCAGACAAGTCGCCTGACGCATACGAAAAGATGATCGATCGGCTGCTGGAATCACCCCACTATGGGGAGCGCTGGGCACGGCACTGGCTGGATGTTGCCGGCTATGCCGACTCAGAAGGCTACAACGACAAAGACATTATCCGTCCCGATGCCTGGCATTACCGGGATTATGTGATTCGCTCTCTGAATGCAGACAAGCCCTGGGATCAGTTTATCACCGAGCAGCTCGCCGGCGATGAAATGGTCAAAGCCACGCATGCAACGGCTCAGAAACTGGTAGACCAGGATCCCGCGGTCTGTGAGAAGTTGACCGCGACCGGTTACCTGCGGCTGGCTCCCGATGGGACCGGCTCGAGTCCCATGGATCCTGCCATCGCACGCAACCAGGTGATTACAGAGACGGTGAAGATCATGTCTTCTTCACTGCTGGGCATGACCGTGGGTTGTGCGGAGTGCCATCATCACCGCTTCGACCCGATTCCGCAGGAAGACTTTTATCGTCTGCGGGCGGTGATTGCTCCCGTGTATGACGATCAAAAATGGCGAATGCCTGCCAGTCGACGGGCGGCCCTGATGTCAGCAGAAGATAAAGCCAAAGCTGCAAAGATGTCAGCGCAGGTCAAGGAACTGGATGCCGAGCACAACAAAGTCAAAGCGGAAGTGACCCAGCTGATTGCCGAGCGGGTGCTGAAGGAAGTCCCCAAGGCAGACCGCGAACAGGCGCGCACCGCTTATGAAACCGCGGTTAAAGAACGTTCGAAAGAGCAGGCGGATTTTCTGAAACAGAAATACCCGATGCTGGACCTGTTGGTGCCGGGACGCCTGCACCTGTTTTTGGCACGCTTCAAAGACGGAAACGATCTGAAGAAACGCTATGAGGATATCAAGGCGGAAGCAGACAAGCTGCGGGCGCAGATTCCCAAGCCGGAATACATTCGCGTCGCGACCGAAGACACACAGCACCTGCCTCAGACGTTTGTCTTTTATCGGGGGGATATCTCTTCCCCTGAGAAAGATTTGATCGCTCCCGGTGGTCTGACTGTGATTTCTTCTAAAGCAGACAACACGTTTGAGCTGAATGATCCCCAGCTGCCGACCACGGGACGTCGACTGGCGTATGCCCGCTATCTGACCAATGGAAAGCACCCGCTGGTGGCGCGTGTGTTGATGAACCGGTTCTGGATGCATCATTTCGGACAGGCGATTGTCGATTCCACGGGTGACTTTGGTTCCCGGTCTTCCGTCCCCACACATCCCGAACTGCTGGACTGGCTGGCGGCTGACTTTATGGAACAGGGCTGGCAGCTCAAACGCATCCATCGCCTGATCATGACCTCACGGACTTATAAGCAGACCTCTGCGACCCACTCCGAACAAGCAGCCGCGATTGACTCTGATAACCGTCTCTACTGGCGCATGACAATGCAACGCCTGGAAGCGGAATCGATCCGCGATGCTATCCTGGCGGTCAGCGGTGAATTGAACCGAGAGCAGTTTGGTGAGCCAGTACCGGTTGCATTGGCGGACAGCGGCATTATTACGGTCGGCGCTGGTAAAGTATCAAAAGATCGCCGGGAACTGAAACGTTCCATTTACGTGCAGGTCCGGCGGACACAGCCGGTGACAATGCTGAATGCCTTTGATGCCCCCAGCATGGAGCCTAACTGCGAGCGACGGGTCTTTTCGACAGTGGCAACACAGTCACTGGCGCTGCTCAATAGTGAATTCATGCGGAATCAATCTGAGGCCTTTGCTAAGCGAGTACTCACCACGGCAGGGAAAGACGCCGACGATACTAAGCTAATCAAGACAGCCTGGAAGCTGGCTTTAAGTAGTGAGCCTTCCCCGGCTGAACTGCAGGCGCTTGAGAAAAACTTCGCGCTGCAGTTGAAAGAATATCAGACAAAGAAAGCCAAACAGCCTCGGGAGGAAGCACTGGCTGCCGTCTGTCATGTGCTGTTTGGAACCAACCAGTTTCTGTATGTGGAATAA
- a CDS encoding DUF1501 domain-containing protein — protein MSQFINQNSASSRRHFLAQSAFGVSSLALASLLNDEQLLAAPEKPALEEKTYDLLPKQTSHPARAKSMISIFCGGGPSHLDLFDRKPTLDKYAGKRFPGDGIKYDNAGQATSIIMPSPNTFEKCGESGMEINTALLPHLGEIVDDITLIRSMQLPNIRNHVAGMRAMTTGRGREGWPSLGSWITYGLGAETQNLPAFVAITIPRNPVGSPYWDSRHLPSIYQGTVVSKSEPRIANLNPIRELRGKPQSNQLDLLKELNQIHQQRHPGEDDLAARIASYELAARMQTAATEALDLTKETEATHQMYGADDPVTKEFADACMLARRFVERGVRFVQIWNYAWDMHENIFAALESRCKTCDKPCAALVTDLKNRGLLDSTMVQWGGEMGRLPVIQDRGKGKKPGRDHNTEGFSIWMAGGGIKEGHIHGATDDFGHRAVQDVVTQHDFHATLLHQFGLNYEGLNFEHNAQSVALVEPGQGKVASGILK, from the coding sequence GTGTCTCAATTTATCAATCAAAACTCCGCCAGTTCTCGCCGTCACTTTCTGGCCCAGAGTGCCTTTGGCGTCTCCTCACTGGCACTGGCCTCGCTGTTAAACGACGAACAGCTGCTGGCGGCTCCGGAAAAGCCGGCTCTGGAAGAGAAAACGTACGATCTGCTGCCGAAGCAGACCAGCCATCCAGCCCGCGCCAAATCGATGATCTCAATTTTCTGCGGTGGTGGACCGAGTCACCTGGATCTGTTCGATCGAAAGCCGACACTCGACAAGTATGCGGGCAAGAGATTTCCCGGCGACGGAATCAAATACGATAACGCCGGTCAGGCGACTTCGATCATCATGCCCTCTCCCAACACGTTTGAGAAGTGTGGTGAATCGGGGATGGAGATCAACACCGCCCTGCTACCCCACCTGGGAGAGATTGTTGACGATATCACGCTGATTCGCTCTATGCAGCTGCCCAATATTCGGAATCACGTGGCCGGCATGCGGGCCATGACCACCGGTCGAGGGCGAGAAGGCTGGCCTTCGCTGGGGAGCTGGATCACTTATGGTCTGGGAGCCGAGACACAGAATCTGCCGGCGTTCGTAGCGATTACGATTCCCCGCAACCCGGTCGGCTCACCGTACTGGGACAGCCGCCATTTACCTTCGATTTACCAGGGAACCGTGGTCAGCAAGTCAGAGCCGCGGATTGCGAATCTGAATCCGATACGCGAACTGCGCGGCAAGCCCCAGTCAAATCAGTTGGATCTTCTGAAAGAGTTGAACCAGATCCATCAGCAGCGTCATCCCGGCGAAGACGATCTGGCAGCTCGCATTGCCAGCTATGAACTGGCGGCCCGGATGCAGACCGCAGCGACCGAAGCGCTCGATCTGACTAAAGAGACTGAAGCCACCCATCAGATGTATGGAGCCGATGATCCGGTGACCAAAGAATTCGCAGATGCCTGTATGCTGGCCCGTCGATTCGTGGAACGTGGCGTCCGTTTCGTGCAGATCTGGAATTACGCCTGGGACATGCACGAGAATATCTTCGCTGCACTGGAATCCCGTTGTAAAACCTGTGATAAGCCGTGTGCAGCCCTGGTAACCGATTTGAAGAATCGGGGACTGCTGGATTCCACGATGGTCCAGTGGGGCGGCGAAATGGGACGTCTGCCTGTCATTCAGGACCGCGGTAAAGGCAAGAAACCGGGACGCGACCATAACACGGAAGGTTTCAGTATCTGGATGGCCGGTGGCGGCATCAAAGAGGGGCACATTCATGGAGCGACAGATGACTTCGGCCATCGGGCGGTTCAAGATGTGGTGACCCAGCATGACTTCCATGCGACGCTGCTGCATCAGTTCGGTCTGAACTATGAAGGCCTGAATTTCGAACATAACGCCCAGTCAGTGGCACTGGTCGAACCCGGTCAGGGAAAGGTGGCGTCTGGCATCCTCAAGTAA
- a CDS encoding M14-type cytosolic carboxypeptidase: MQTAGYRQSSLILSLLLLVLPVEAGELVVTADFPGGSAEVLKVDQRTRSITVRPAGDPQFGWPCWWYFKVSGVKPGETLTVSVDASTLKQANGSKLSANWALPERAAFSPDGKSWKQTGSGTREKDHSRWTQQVDAEQAWFAWGPPFVPSDAQTLVDRLSQKYDYVTAFELCKTRAGRSVPALAVSPDGKHSDDRMVIWVQARQHAWETGGSWVGRGFIEWAVSDDPLAVALREKVVIYYVPIMDIDNAATGNGGKNQVPHDHNRDWSEMPRWNAVQAAMKALKQFDKQNRLVMFVDLHNPGASSKQPFFYIAPPELNTQRRKALQDAFIAVCREEMQEPLKLDRSTPSTGPKYDKHWKEISSNWVRSATREHVVGITLETCWNTPHSHPQGYMTVGQLLGRGIARYLKQDPRQSPALD, translated from the coding sequence ATGCAAACAGCTGGTTATCGTCAGAGTAGTCTGATTCTGTCACTGTTATTACTGGTTCTTCCTGTAGAAGCTGGTGAGCTGGTCGTTACAGCTGACTTTCCGGGAGGCTCGGCTGAGGTTCTGAAAGTCGATCAGCGTACGCGTTCGATTACCGTGCGTCCTGCCGGAGATCCACAGTTTGGCTGGCCCTGCTGGTGGTATTTCAAAGTCTCCGGCGTTAAACCAGGTGAAACGCTGACTGTTTCGGTCGATGCGAGTACTCTCAAACAGGCAAACGGCTCGAAGCTGTCTGCCAACTGGGCTCTGCCCGAGCGGGCGGCGTTTAGTCCCGATGGGAAGTCCTGGAAACAGACTGGTTCTGGAACCAGGGAGAAGGACCACAGTCGCTGGACACAACAGGTAGATGCCGAACAAGCCTGGTTTGCCTGGGGCCCTCCATTTGTGCCCTCGGATGCACAGACACTGGTTGATCGCCTGAGCCAGAAATATGATTATGTGACGGCATTTGAATTATGCAAAACCCGCGCTGGGCGCAGTGTGCCTGCGCTGGCGGTGAGCCCGGATGGGAAACATTCCGACGATCGCATGGTGATCTGGGTTCAGGCCCGCCAGCATGCCTGGGAAACAGGGGGCAGCTGGGTTGGGCGTGGCTTCATTGAATGGGCTGTGAGCGATGATCCTCTGGCGGTGGCTTTGCGGGAAAAGGTCGTTATCTACTACGTTCCAATTATGGATATCGACAATGCGGCGACCGGGAATGGCGGCAAGAACCAGGTCCCCCACGATCATAACCGTGACTGGTCTGAGATGCCCCGCTGGAACGCAGTGCAGGCAGCCATGAAGGCGCTGAAACAGTTCGACAAGCAGAACCGACTGGTGATGTTTGTCGATCTACATAACCCCGGTGCCAGTTCGAAACAGCCGTTTTTTTATATTGCGCCTCCTGAACTGAATACTCAGCGAAGAAAAGCACTGCAAGATGCTTTTATTGCAGTCTGTCGCGAGGAGATGCAAGAGCCTCTGAAGCTCGATCGAAGTACACCCTCGACGGGACCAAAGTACGACAAACACTGGAAAGAGATCTCCAGTAACTGGGTACGTAGTGCCACCCGCGAACATGTCGTGGGAATTACGCTCGAGACCTGCTGGAATACGCCCCACAGTCACCCGCAGGGTTACATGACTGTGGGACAACTACTGGGTCGGGGGATCGCCCGCTATCTGAAACAGGATCCTCGCCAGTCCCCTGCTCTGGATTGA
- a CDS encoding deoxyhypusine synthase family protein, giving the protein MSGDREFHDGRGDGLKPLKSLDLSSVNSFGELLQAMSATAFSGRRLGDAYDILLDMAQDSECKVVLTLSGAMTVAKQGSIICDMIDRGLVHAVVATGALIAHGLTESIGLVHYQYNPTDSDETLYKKGYNRIYDTLEMESNLNNVEKLVRSVLRESQPEDGVWSSARLCRALGQRLSEINDGRGILRSAYEQNVPVFIPAFTDSEIGLDVSTWAMSELIAKSGKPLEELEQEEILTALPSFNPFLDLQEYARLMRDAVTFGIFTIGGGVPRNWAQQVAPYYEIANYRLGTEWKEPRFRYGIRICPEPVHWGGLSGCTYSEGVSWGKFLSPQDGGRFAEVYSDATVVLPLLMKAVFEKLDSAS; this is encoded by the coding sequence ATGAGTGGAGATCGAGAGTTCCACGACGGTCGAGGAGACGGCTTAAAACCACTGAAAAGCCTGGACCTGTCGAGTGTCAATTCGTTTGGCGAACTGCTGCAGGCCATGTCTGCAACCGCGTTCTCGGGCAGACGCCTGGGGGATGCCTACGACATTCTGCTGGATATGGCACAAGACTCTGAATGCAAAGTCGTCCTCACTCTTTCCGGTGCCATGACCGTCGCCAAACAGGGCAGCATCATCTGTGACATGATTGACCGTGGCCTCGTGCATGCCGTCGTCGCCACTGGTGCCCTGATTGCCCACGGTCTCACCGAATCGATCGGCCTGGTCCACTACCAGTACAACCCCACGGATTCCGACGAAACACTCTACAAAAAAGGCTACAACCGGATTTACGACACCCTGGAAATGGAGTCGAATCTGAATAACGTCGAAAAGCTGGTCCGCTCGGTCCTGAGGGAATCCCAGCCCGAAGATGGCGTCTGGTCTTCGGCCCGTCTCTGCCGGGCACTCGGTCAGCGGCTCTCCGAAATCAACGACGGACGCGGCATCCTCCGCAGTGCATATGAGCAGAATGTGCCTGTTTTCATCCCCGCCTTCACTGACAGTGAAATCGGCCTCGACGTCTCCACCTGGGCCATGTCCGAACTGATCGCCAAATCAGGCAAGCCTCTGGAAGAGCTCGAACAGGAAGAAATTCTCACCGCACTCCCCAGCTTCAACCCGTTTCTCGACCTGCAGGAATATGCCCGCCTGATGCGGGATGCCGTTACCTTCGGCATCTTTACCATTGGTGGGGGAGTTCCCCGTAACTGGGCACAGCAGGTTGCCCCGTATTACGAAATTGCCAACTACCGCCTGGGCACAGAGTGGAAAGAGCCCCGCTTCCGCTATGGCATTCGTATCTGCCCCGAACCGGTTCACTGGGGAGGTCTCTCTGGATGCACTTATTCTGAAGGAGTCAGTTGGGGCAAATTCCTTTCACCCCAGGATGGCGGTCGGTTCGCGGAAGTCTATTCTGATGCCACCGTCGTACTCCCACTGCTGATGAAAGCCGTGTTCGAAAAACTGGACTCCGCTTCATAA
- a CDS encoding S-adenosylmethionine decarboxylase family protein — translation MHKGRHLLIDCRNVSRDICLNDQLILEAMARGATRAGATVISQVRYHFGHNSAPGFTAMCLLDESHCSAHCYADLGLIALDVFTCGNTDPNDVLRYIREEVDLGDVSILEMPRFPIPNGQPALQEPAGSHCEADQVVAL, via the coding sequence TTGCATAAAGGAAGACATCTTCTCATTGATTGTCGTAATGTCTCGCGGGACATTTGTCTAAACGACCAACTGATTCTGGAAGCCATGGCACGTGGAGCTACCCGTGCTGGTGCTACTGTGATCTCACAGGTACGATATCACTTTGGTCATAATTCAGCACCGGGCTTCACCGCGATGTGCCTTCTTGATGAAAGCCACTGCTCAGCCCACTGTTACGCCGACCTGGGCTTAATCGCTCTCGACGTCTTCACCTGCGGCAATACTGATCCGAATGACGTTCTCCGTTACATTCGGGAAGAAGTCGATCTGGGTGACGTCAGCATTCTCGAAATGCCCCGGTTCCCCATTCCAAATGGGCAACCTGCGCTTCAGGAACCAGCCGGTTCCCACTGCGAAGCGGATCAGGTTGTTGCTCTGTAA